The Littorina saxatilis isolate snail1 unplaced genomic scaffold, US_GU_Lsax_2.0 scaffold_2840, whole genome shotgun sequence genome includes a region encoding these proteins:
- the LOC138955618 gene encoding uncharacterized protein — protein NGVVPQAFVDFLQQQAQQGTNNTEQGPSQSPAPPAQKPPPSEPHPLPQAQPDNAPSTLQLLKQQEAQLQQLRQQLQQITRRQKQVEVPVVSPPLPPTTPKKEQAAPTSQSQLEHLQAQVRAQVQDRQPQQPTPQQQPPPEQLQSQQQQQPPPPPQQQPQSPSRLEQLQAQTRAQRQDQQPQQPPTRQPQPQQLQSQRHPSPPPHLQSQSQPLAPPPQQPQPMSRLEQLQAHIRAQMLGRQPQQPSPRQQPPPQQLQAQPQPPPPQELQPLSRLEQLQAHIRAQMQDRQPQQPSPRQQPPPQQLQSQPQPPPPQQPQPLSRLEQLQAQVQRLMQERQPQQPPTRQAQPPQLQSQPQPHPPQQPLSQPQLPTRQSQPQPYPPPPQQFQQLQKPQDRTYPPQRQQAPPPPAAPPSPHNSHPPPSSRNFPAPNYQFKPPPPRAGPPPPPLPITDQPRPIVATTRQGVIDFVPISHQTRKHTQHSNHPPPNQHSAYPPPPNHQAAGGRPQTNRAPHQAPPSPQHPPQHHNQGYASIPWALRPQSIASRAGFNRASMMSRTNVPSYAPKKVNPMDNMPMARDYQLRAMGMGRQMCITQYYETHGCVDPVLAMGPGSTSQGLVMGCSSLTSRTLCQQAGAIVLGPGRNPNRGNTGMMMMMMGGGLSTFERCLTPATVTKALGKMMAGMRSGGRGGGGGMNPAMMMMMGGGGEGGGGMEGVAGEGVKER, from the exons ACAATGGCGTGGTGCCCCAGGCCTTCGTTGACTTTCTCCAGCAGCAGGCGCAGCAGGGAACCAACAACACGGAACAGGGACCCTCACAATCACCCGCCCCGCCCGCTCAGAAACCGCCACCCTCTGAGCCTCACCCTCTGCCACAGGCCCAGCCGGACAATGCACCCAGCACCCTTCAGCTGCTCAAACAGCAAGAGGCGCAGCTTCAGCAACTGCGGCAGCAGCTACAGCAAATTACGCGTCGACAGAAACAGGTAGAGGTGCCTGTTGTGTCCCCGCCTCTTCCTCCAACAACGCCCAAGAAAGAACAAGCGGCGCCTACATCTCAGTCACAACTGGAACACCTTCAGGCGCAGGTACGAGCACAGGTGCAAGATCGACAACCACAGCAACCAActccacaacaacaaccgccGCCCGAGCAATTGCAatcacaacagcaacagcaaccgCCTCCGcctccacaacaacaaccacaatcaCCGTCACGATTGGAACAACTGCAGGCGCAGACACGAGCACAGAGGCAAGATCAACAGCCACAGCAACCCCCTACACGCCAACCACAGCCACAGCAACTACAATCACAGCGGCATCCATCTCCACCACCACATCTACAATCACAGTCACAGCCGCTAGCGCCTCCGCCACAACAACCTCAACCAATGTCACGATTGGAACAACTTCAGGCGCACATACGAGCACAGATGCTAGGTCGACAACCACAACAACCCTCTCCACGCCAACAACCGCCACCACAGCAACTGCAAGCACAACCCCAACCACCTCCGCCACAAGAACTACAACCACTGTCACGACTAGAACAACTTCAGGCGCACATACGAGCACAGATGCAAGATCGACAACCACAACAACCCTCTCCACGCCAACAACCGCCGCCACAGCAACTGCAATCACAACCTCAACCACCTCcgccacaacaaccacaaccactgTCACGACTGGAACAACTTCAGGCGCAGGTGCAAAGGCTGATGCAAGAAAGACAGCCACAGCAACCCCCTACACGCCAAGCACAGCCGCCACAACTGCAATCACAACCGCAACCGCATCCGCCTCAACAACCACTGTCACAGCCACAACTGCCCACTAGACAATCGCAGCCGCAGCCATATCCGCCACCGCCACAACAGTTTCAGCAATTGCAAAAGCCGCAAGATCGCACTTATCCACCTCAGCGGCAGCAGGCACCGCCACCACCTGCAGCCCCTCCCTCACCCCACAATTCTCATCCTCCCCCGAGTAGCCGCAATTTCCCTGCGCCCAACTATCAATTCAAACCGCCACCTCCACGCGCCggtccccctcctccccctctccccatcACGGACCAGCCTCGCCCCATTGTGGCTACCACCCGTCAAGGCGTCATCGACTTTGTACCCATATCTCACCAGACCAGAAAACATACGCAACATAGCAACCATCCTCCCCCGAATCAGCACAGTgcatacccccctccccccaatcaCCAAGCGGCAGGGGGTAGGCCACAGACCAATCGGGCACCGCACCAAGCTCCACCTTCCCCACAACACCCGCCACAACACCACAACCAGGGGTACGCCTCCATTCCGTGGGCACTGCGGCCTCAGAGTATAGCATCAAGGGCAGGATTCAACCGCGCCTCGATGATGTCTCGTACCAACGTGCCGTCCTACGCTCCCAAGAAGGTCAACCCTATGGATAACATGCCCATGGCTCGGGACTACCAGCTTAGAGCCATGGGCATGGGCCGTCAGATGTGCATCACCCAGTACTACGAGACCCACGGATGTGTAGACCCTGTGTTGGCGATGGGCCCTGGCTCTACGTCTCAAGGCCTCGTCATGGGCTGCAGCTCTTTAACCTCCAGAACCCTTTGCCAACAGGCTGGTGCGATAGTCCTAGGCCCCGGGAGAAACCCCAACCGGGGAAACACgggaatgatgatgatgatgatgggcgGCGGGCTCTCGACGTTTGAGAGATGTCTCACGCCTGCTACGGTTACTAAAGCTTTGGGCAAAATGATGGCGGGGATGAGGAGCGGTGGAAGAGGAGGAGGCGGAGGGATGAACCCcgccatgatgatgatgatgggaggaggaggagagggagggggaggaatG GAAGGGGTGGCGGGGGAGGGGGTCAAGGAGAGATGA